From the Streptomyces sp. KMM 9044 genome, one window contains:
- a CDS encoding PmoA family protein, producing the protein MTSDDFAILRVAGRPVGRYATRPELPLGLSPRPYLHPVTTLAGTTVTELSPADHTHHLGVGVAVPDVEGHNFWGGRTYVRDRGPTELDNHGSQRHFGFQLRDPDGFVEELRWIAAPGELLRERRTVAATELTDTAWALDFTFSLTNVTKAPLSVGSPATNGRPGAAYGGFFWRARKEKAEPDVFTALAEGEETVHGRPADWLALAGADWTLVFAGATGTTRRDPWFVRTAEYPGVGSSLAHDARLPILPGETVVRRVVTVVADGRLGRDAAAALVRKAVNP; encoded by the coding sequence ATGACCAGCGACGACTTCGCAATCCTGCGCGTCGCGGGCCGGCCGGTCGGCCGGTACGCCACCCGGCCCGAGCTGCCCCTTGGGCTCTCCCCGCGCCCGTATCTGCACCCCGTCACCACCCTGGCCGGCACGACGGTCACCGAACTGTCGCCCGCGGACCACACCCACCACCTCGGCGTCGGTGTCGCCGTTCCCGATGTCGAGGGGCACAACTTCTGGGGCGGGCGCACCTACGTCCGTGACCGGGGCCCGACCGAGCTGGACAACCACGGTTCCCAGCGGCATTTTGGCTTCCAGCTCCGGGACCCCGACGGCTTCGTGGAGGAACTGCGCTGGATCGCCGCCCCCGGCGAACTGCTGCGGGAGCGCCGCACCGTCGCCGCCACCGAACTCACCGACACCGCCTGGGCGCTGGACTTCACCTTCTCCCTCACCAACGTCACCAAGGCCCCGCTCTCCGTCGGCAGCCCGGCCACCAACGGCCGCCCCGGCGCCGCCTACGGAGGCTTCTTCTGGCGGGCCCGCAAGGAGAAGGCGGAGCCCGACGTCTTCACCGCCCTTGCCGAGGGAGAGGAAACGGTGCATGGCCGCCCGGCCGACTGGCTGGCTCTGGCCGGCGCCGACTGGACGCTGGTGTTCGCCGGAGCCACCGGGACCACCCGCCGCGACCCCTGGTTCGTGCGCACCGCCGAGTACCCCGGCGTCGGCTCCTCGCTCGCCCACGACGCACGGCTGCCCATCCTGCCGGGGGAGACGGTGGTCCGCCGCGTCGTCACCGTGGTCGCCGACGGCCGCCTCGGCAGGGACGCCGCCGCCGCCCTGGTCCGCAAGGCGGTGAACCCGTGA
- a CDS encoding GntR family transcriptional regulator gives MTSVPMPIPSRTQYVLEEIKRRILTGRLIPGQALVETELAAQFGVSKTPVREALKTLAGTGLVVMSQYKGVTVRMVDADMAREVYDVRLLLEPEALRRAVRRGASLDAARDALTRADKATDTAERSLANREFHRALYLPCGNPLLSRMLDEVRDQAALVSAVAWAADPSWQREASEHREILRLALDGDAGGAARALHAHIASFVRRAFPGAELGVEEGLGLRGAQDILETTDNPEVTAAPAAQKEDGQA, from the coding sequence ATGACCTCTGTGCCCATGCCGATCCCCTCCCGCACGCAGTACGTGCTGGAAGAGATCAAACGACGCATCCTCACCGGCAGGCTCATACCGGGCCAGGCTCTGGTCGAGACCGAACTCGCCGCGCAGTTCGGGGTGTCCAAGACCCCGGTGCGGGAGGCGCTCAAGACCCTGGCCGGCACCGGACTGGTCGTGATGAGCCAGTACAAGGGTGTCACGGTGCGCATGGTCGACGCGGACATGGCACGCGAGGTCTACGACGTGCGGCTGCTCCTCGAACCCGAGGCGCTGCGGCGCGCCGTCCGCCGAGGCGCCTCCCTGGACGCCGCCCGCGACGCGCTGACGCGGGCCGACAAGGCCACCGACACCGCTGAACGCTCCCTGGCCAACCGTGAGTTCCACCGCGCTCTGTACCTGCCGTGCGGCAACCCGCTGCTCAGCCGCATGCTCGACGAGGTCCGCGACCAGGCCGCACTGGTCTCCGCCGTCGCCTGGGCCGCCGACCCCTCCTGGCAGCGGGAGGCGAGCGAGCACCGCGAGATCCTGCGGCTCGCCCTGGACGGCGACGCGGGCGGCGCGGCGCGCGCCCTGCACGCGCACATCGCCTCCTTCGTACGACGGGCCTTCCCCGGCGCGGAACTCGGAGTCGAGGAAGGCCTGGGACTCCGGGGAGCCCAGGACATCCTCGAAACCACGGACAACCCCGAAGTCACGGCCGCCCCGGCAGCCCAGAAAGAGGACGGTCAGGCATGA
- a CDS encoding NAD-dependent epimerase/dehydratase family protein: MPAPRTVLLTGAAGGLGTLMRGLLPDYGYELRLLDLRPVEGEPDAVVADLADREAVREAVRGVDAIIHLAGISLEAPFERILAANIEGTYHLYEAAREEGVGRIVFASSNHAVGYTPRPQGDDPLIPVDTPRRPDTFYGLSKCFGEDLAQLYWDKHGLETVSVRIGSCFPEPTSVRMLSVWMSPADGARLFHAALTAEDVGHTVVHGSSGNTRLWWDLASARALGYDPQDDSEPFAAKLVAEQGELDPADPAQARLGGHFVTDPPIWPY, from the coding sequence ATGCCCGCTCCCCGCACCGTCCTGCTCACCGGCGCCGCCGGCGGCCTCGGCACCCTGATGCGGGGCCTGCTCCCGGACTACGGCTACGAACTGCGCCTGCTCGACCTGCGGCCGGTCGAGGGCGAGCCGGACGCGGTCGTCGCGGATCTGGCAGACCGGGAGGCCGTACGCGAGGCGGTCCGCGGGGTCGACGCGATCATCCATCTCGCGGGCATCTCCCTGGAAGCCCCCTTCGAGAGGATACTCGCGGCGAACATCGAGGGCACCTACCACCTGTACGAGGCCGCGCGCGAGGAGGGAGTGGGACGCATCGTCTTCGCCTCCTCCAACCACGCCGTCGGATACACCCCGCGCCCTCAGGGCGACGACCCCCTGATCCCCGTCGACACCCCGCGCCGTCCGGACACCTTCTACGGTCTGTCCAAGTGCTTCGGCGAGGACCTCGCCCAGCTGTACTGGGACAAGCACGGCCTGGAGACCGTCTCCGTACGCATCGGCTCCTGCTTCCCCGAGCCGACCAGCGTGCGGATGCTCTCGGTGTGGATGAGCCCCGCCGACGGCGCACGCCTCTTCCACGCGGCCCTGACCGCCGAGGACGTCGGCCACACGGTCGTCCACGGCTCGTCCGGCAACACCCGGCTGTGGTGGGACCTCGCCTCCGCGCGCGCCCTCGGCTACGACCCGCAGGACGACTCCGAGCCGTTCGCCGCGAAACTCGTCGCCGAGCAGGGCGAACTGGACCCGGCCGACCCGGCACAGGCACGCCTCGGCGGACACTTCGTCACCGACCCGCCGATCTGGCCGTACTGA
- a CDS encoding carbohydrate ABC transporter permease, translating into MITEEAAPAAPASAPARSAAEPPSRPARKKHHAWDEVPRWHIYLPLGAYLLFTLIPFYWILLFALRPAGSTSLVPWPMTTAHFEKVWTDRAFGTFFQNSVLVGVATLITTTLVALAGGYALARFDFRVKRVFMLALLCSQFVPGALLLVPLFEIFAGLQMINSLLSVIIAETVFQLPLSMLLISNFIKNVPYSLEEAAWVDGCSRMRAFRVVVLPLLRPGLIAVGSFAFVHSWNHFLFALMFLNNQEKQTIPVGLNTLMSADSVDLGALAAGGIIAAVPVVIVFAFIQKWLITGFSAGAVKG; encoded by the coding sequence GTGATCACCGAAGAGGCCGCCCCGGCCGCACCCGCATCCGCCCCCGCGCGCTCCGCCGCCGAGCCGCCGAGCCGCCCCGCGAGGAAGAAGCACCACGCCTGGGACGAGGTACCCCGCTGGCACATCTACCTTCCCCTGGGCGCCTACCTCCTGTTCACCCTCATCCCCTTCTACTGGATCCTGCTCTTCGCCCTGCGCCCGGCCGGCTCGACCTCGCTGGTGCCCTGGCCCATGACCACCGCCCACTTCGAGAAGGTGTGGACGGACCGGGCCTTCGGCACCTTCTTCCAGAACAGCGTGCTCGTCGGTGTCGCCACCCTGATCACGACGACGCTGGTCGCCCTGGCCGGCGGCTACGCGCTCGCCCGGTTCGACTTCCGCGTCAAGCGGGTCTTCATGCTCGCCCTGCTGTGCTCCCAGTTCGTGCCCGGCGCACTGCTCCTGGTCCCGCTGTTCGAGATCTTCGCCGGACTGCAGATGATCAACTCGCTGCTCAGCGTCATCATCGCCGAGACGGTCTTCCAGTTGCCGCTGTCGATGCTCCTGATCAGCAACTTCATCAAGAACGTGCCGTACTCACTGGAGGAGGCCGCCTGGGTCGACGGGTGCAGCAGGATGCGGGCGTTCAGGGTGGTCGTCCTGCCGCTGCTGCGGCCCGGTCTGATCGCCGTCGGCTCCTTCGCCTTCGTCCACTCCTGGAACCACTTCCTGTTCGCCCTGATGTTCCTCAACAACCAGGAGAAGCAGACCATCCCGGTCGGCCTGAACACCCTGATGAGCGCGGACAGCGTCGACCTCGGCGCCCTCGCCGCGGGCGGCATCATCGCGGCCGTGCCCGTCGTGATCGTGTTCGCCTTCATCCAGAAGTGGCTGATCACCGGTTTCAGCGCGGGGGCGGTGAAGGGATGA
- a CDS encoding TIGR03086 family metal-binding protein, translating into MTDPTPTLDLGPQARIVARLAEGVTDEQLTDGTPCPEYEVRHLLGHLAGLCAAFRDAGRRNFGATTDTSPDAALPDLGPGWSEGLPVALGELAEAWRDPAAWTGMTRAGGVDLPGEAAGAVAAGELVIHGWDLARATRQDYAPDPAALEAAHAFLLAAAAEPGRDGGEGVFGPVVPVPSDAPLLDRTVGLSGRDPGWTPRN; encoded by the coding sequence ATGACCGACCCGACCCCGACCCTCGACCTCGGACCGCAGGCACGGATCGTGGCGCGCCTCGCCGAGGGGGTCACCGACGAGCAGCTGACGGACGGGACACCTTGCCCGGAGTACGAGGTGCGCCACCTGCTGGGCCACCTCGCCGGGCTGTGCGCCGCCTTCCGTGACGCAGGGCGCAGGAACTTCGGCGCCACCACCGACACCAGTCCCGACGCCGCCCTACCGGACCTCGGCCCCGGCTGGAGCGAGGGCCTGCCCGTGGCGCTCGGTGAACTCGCCGAGGCGTGGCGTGACCCCGCGGCCTGGACCGGCATGACCAGGGCCGGGGGTGTCGACCTGCCCGGAGAGGCGGCCGGAGCCGTGGCGGCCGGCGAACTGGTGATCCACGGCTGGGACCTGGCCCGCGCCACACGCCAGGACTACGCCCCCGACCCCGCCGCACTGGAGGCCGCGCACGCCTTTCTCCTCGCCGCCGCCGCGGAACCCGGCCGGGACGGCGGCGAGGGTGTCTTCGGCCCCGTCGTGCCCGTACCGTCCGACGCCCCGCTGCTGGACCGGACGGTGGGGCTGAGCGGCCGCGATCCGGGATGGACGCCCAGGAACTGA
- a CDS encoding Gfo/Idh/MocA family protein — protein MTASEAASGATPRTDPLPVVLAGARGHGRWHLANIRRLQEDGLVRLAGVCELAPLTEDELEGGGYGDEPPEQSADFGALLESTGARIAVVCTPIHTHTDLALTAAERGVHLLLEKPPAPSYAEYRRMADGVAAAGTACQIGFQSLGSHAVPAIRALVTDGAIGRPTGIGGAGAWVRPEDYFRRAPWAGRRRLHGVDVIDGALTNPLAHAVATALALAGSTRAEDVTGIETELLHANDIESDDTSCVRVTTAQGRPVTVAATLCAERADEPYVLVHGTSGRITFWYKQDRVLVQRAGHGPEELHFGRTDLLENLVDHLVTGAPLLVTPDGTGAFMKVVEAIRSAPDPAPLPDGAWHHVPGENRRVVPGINGLVAAAADTLSLYSELGASWALPAQQDAPEPVRQPEELSAPQFGHQSAPHPPKEVSTR, from the coding sequence ATGACCGCATCCGAGGCCGCATCCGGCGCCACGCCCCGGACCGATCCGCTGCCCGTCGTGCTCGCCGGCGCCCGCGGCCACGGCCGCTGGCACCTGGCGAACATCCGCAGGCTCCAGGAGGACGGGCTCGTCCGGCTGGCCGGCGTCTGTGAACTCGCCCCGCTCACCGAGGACGAGCTCGAGGGAGGCGGGTACGGGGACGAACCACCCGAGCAGTCCGCCGACTTCGGCGCCCTGCTGGAGTCCACCGGGGCCCGGATCGCAGTCGTCTGCACCCCGATCCACACCCACACCGACCTCGCCCTCACCGCGGCCGAACGGGGCGTGCACCTCCTGCTGGAGAAGCCGCCGGCGCCGTCCTACGCCGAGTACCGGCGGATGGCCGACGGGGTCGCCGCCGCGGGGACCGCCTGCCAGATCGGCTTCCAGTCGCTGGGATCGCATGCCGTGCCCGCCATCCGGGCACTGGTCACCGACGGTGCCATCGGCCGGCCGACCGGGATCGGCGGCGCCGGGGCCTGGGTGCGCCCGGAGGACTACTTCCGGCGGGCACCCTGGGCGGGCCGGCGCCGGCTGCACGGCGTCGACGTGATCGACGGGGCACTGACCAACCCCCTCGCCCACGCCGTCGCCACCGCCCTGGCGCTGGCCGGCAGCACCCGCGCCGAGGACGTCACCGGCATCGAGACCGAACTGCTGCACGCCAACGACATCGAGTCCGACGACACCTCCTGCGTCCGTGTCACCACCGCACAGGGCCGGCCGGTCACCGTCGCCGCGACCCTGTGCGCCGAGCGGGCCGACGAGCCGTACGTCCTCGTGCACGGCACCAGCGGCCGGATCACCTTCTGGTACAAGCAGGACCGCGTCCTGGTCCAGCGTGCGGGCCACGGTCCCGAGGAACTCCACTTCGGCCGGACCGACCTGCTGGAGAACCTCGTCGACCACCTCGTCACCGGCGCCCCGCTGCTCGTCACACCGGACGGGACGGGCGCCTTCATGAAGGTCGTCGAGGCGATCCGGAGCGCCCCCGACCCCGCCCCGCTGCCCGACGGCGCCTGGCACCACGTCCCCGGCGAGAACCGCCGTGTCGTCCCCGGCATCAACGGCCTCGTCGCGGCCGCCGCCGACACCCTGTCCCTCTACTCCGAACTTGGCGCCTCCTGGGCCCTGCCCGCACAGCAGGACGCGCCCGAGCCCGTACGACAGCCCGAAGAACTGTCCGCACCGCAGTTCGGACACCAGTCCGCACCGCATCCGCCGAAAGAGGTGAGTACCCGATGA
- a CDS encoding DeoR/GlpR family DNA-binding transcription regulator: MSDRTAEERQREIVRVARATGSVDVTALAADLSVAKETVRRDLRALEDHGLVRRTHGGAYPVESAAFETTLAFRATSHVAEKRRVANAAAELLGDAETVFVDEGFTPQLIAEALPRDRALTVVTASLPVAGALAEAGTVSVLLLGGRVRSGTLATVDHWTTRMLSGFVIDLAFIGANGISREHGLTTPDPAVSEVKTQAARASRRVVFAGVHSKFGAVSFCRFADVGALEAIVTSTLLPAAEAHRYSLLGPQVIRV, from the coding sequence ATGAGCGACAGAACGGCCGAGGAGCGCCAGCGCGAGATCGTGCGGGTGGCGCGCGCCACCGGCTCGGTCGACGTGACAGCGCTCGCCGCCGATCTGAGCGTGGCCAAGGAAACCGTACGGCGGGATCTCCGCGCTCTGGAGGACCACGGCCTGGTGCGCCGTACCCACGGCGGCGCCTATCCCGTGGAAAGCGCCGCCTTCGAGACCACGCTCGCCTTCCGCGCCACCAGCCATGTGGCCGAGAAACGGCGGGTCGCGAACGCGGCGGCCGAGCTGCTCGGCGACGCGGAGACGGTGTTCGTCGACGAGGGCTTCACCCCGCAGCTCATCGCCGAGGCACTGCCCCGGGACCGGGCGCTGACCGTGGTCACCGCCTCCCTGCCGGTCGCGGGCGCGCTCGCCGAGGCCGGCACCGTGTCCGTCCTGCTGCTCGGCGGCCGGGTCCGCTCCGGCACCCTCGCCACCGTCGACCACTGGACGACGAGGATGCTCTCCGGTTTCGTCATCGACCTGGCGTTCATCGGCGCCAACGGCATCTCGCGCGAACACGGTCTGACCACGCCCGACCCGGCGGTCAGCGAGGTCAAGACACAGGCGGCGCGGGCCTCGCGCCGGGTGGTGTTCGCGGGCGTCCACAGCAAGTTCGGGGCGGTCAGCTTCTGCCGGTTCGCCGACGTCGGCGCGCTGGAGGCGATCGTCACGAGCACGCTGCTCCCGGCGGCCGAGGCCCACCGCTACTCCCTGCTGGGCCCCCAGGTCATCCGCGTCTGA
- a CDS encoding carbohydrate ABC transporter permease → MAQAAAVAKPPTPPRRRHASATPRRLPYLLIAPAGLLMLGFIAYPVISVFYYSLQEYNPTKPWRNGFAGFDNFVHLFTEDPLFWDTLIFSAKWVVVEVGLQLMFGLALALIVNQTFIGRGVGRALVFSPWAVSGVLTSAIWVLLYNSQTGITRYLADMGIGDYGTSWLSDTSTVFSAVVVADLWRGVPFFAILILADLQSVPKDLYEAAEVDGASRFQQFMHITLPHLKDAIILSTLLRAVWEFNNVDLLYTLTGGGPAGVTTTLPLYIANTSVDAHDFGYASALTTVAFVILLFCSIVYLRLSKFGGESK, encoded by the coding sequence ATGGCCCAAGCCGCAGCCGTGGCGAAACCGCCCACGCCACCGAGGCGGCGCCATGCCTCCGCCACGCCGCGCAGACTGCCCTACCTGCTGATCGCCCCGGCAGGCCTGCTCATGCTGGGCTTCATCGCTTACCCGGTCATCAGCGTCTTCTACTACAGCCTGCAGGAGTACAACCCCACCAAGCCGTGGCGGAACGGCTTCGCGGGCTTCGACAACTTCGTCCACCTCTTCACCGAGGACCCGCTGTTCTGGGACACCCTGATCTTCAGCGCCAAGTGGGTCGTCGTCGAGGTCGGCCTCCAGCTGATGTTCGGGCTCGCGCTGGCGCTCATCGTCAACCAGACCTTCATCGGCCGGGGCGTCGGCCGCGCCCTGGTCTTCTCCCCGTGGGCCGTCTCCGGCGTGCTGACCTCGGCGATCTGGGTTCTCCTCTACAACTCCCAGACCGGCATCACCCGTTACCTCGCCGACATGGGAATCGGCGACTACGGCACCAGCTGGCTCTCGGATACCTCCACCGTCTTCTCGGCGGTGGTCGTCGCCGACCTGTGGCGTGGTGTCCCCTTCTTCGCCATCCTCATCCTCGCCGACCTCCAGTCCGTCCCCAAGGACCTGTACGAGGCCGCCGAGGTCGACGGGGCCAGCCGCTTCCAGCAGTTCATGCACATCACACTGCCCCACCTCAAGGACGCCATCATCCTGTCCACGCTGCTGCGCGCGGTGTGGGAGTTCAACAACGTCGACCTGCTCTACACCCTCACCGGCGGCGGACCGGCCGGCGTGACCACGACGCTCCCGCTGTACATCGCCAACACCAGCGTCGACGCCCACGACTTCGGTTACGCGTCGGCACTCACCACGGTCGCGTTCGTGATTCTGCTCTTCTGCTCGATCGTCTATCTGCGGCTGAGCAAGTTCGGAGGCGAAAGCAAGTGA
- a CDS encoding dihydrodipicolinate synthase family protein, which produces MTTTFETQRAALADVVAIPVTPFAEDGSVDPAGYRALLRRLLDAGITTLTPNGNTGEFYALTPEERRTVTELTLEETGDGSSVLVGVGHDVPTAVASARHARDLGARMVMVHQPVHPYVSQSGWVDYHRAIAEAVPGLGVVPYIRNPQLTGARLAELANSCSNVIGVKYAVPDAAKFAAFARDAGIERFVWVAGLAEPYAPSYFSAGATGFTSGLVNVAPSVSLNMIGALRSGDYASAMKIWEQIRRFEELRAANGSANNVTVVKEALASLGLCRREVRPPSRPLPEDERAEVAAMAAGWSV; this is translated from the coding sequence ATGACGACGACGTTCGAGACCCAGCGGGCGGCCCTGGCCGACGTGGTGGCGATCCCGGTGACCCCGTTCGCCGAGGACGGCTCCGTCGACCCGGCCGGGTACCGGGCCCTGCTGCGCCGCCTCCTCGACGCCGGCATCACCACCCTGACGCCCAACGGCAACACCGGCGAGTTCTACGCCCTCACCCCCGAGGAGCGGCGCACGGTCACCGAGCTGACCCTCGAGGAGACCGGCGACGGCTCGTCCGTCCTGGTCGGCGTGGGGCACGACGTGCCGACCGCCGTCGCCTCCGCACGGCACGCCCGTGACCTCGGTGCGCGGATGGTGATGGTGCACCAGCCCGTCCACCCCTACGTCTCCCAGAGCGGCTGGGTCGACTACCACCGCGCCATCGCCGAGGCCGTGCCCGGCCTGGGCGTCGTCCCCTACATCCGCAACCCCCAGCTCACCGGTGCCCGCCTCGCCGAACTCGCCAACTCCTGCTCCAACGTCATCGGCGTGAAGTACGCCGTGCCGGACGCGGCGAAGTTCGCCGCCTTCGCGCGGGACGCCGGCATCGAGCGGTTCGTGTGGGTCGCCGGGCTCGCCGAACCGTACGCACCCTCCTACTTCTCGGCGGGCGCCACCGGCTTCACCTCCGGCCTGGTCAACGTCGCCCCGTCGGTGTCGCTCAACATGATCGGGGCGCTCAGATCGGGTGACTACGCGAGTGCCATGAAGATCTGGGAGCAGATCCGCCGCTTCGAGGAACTGCGCGCCGCCAACGGTTCCGCCAACAACGTCACCGTCGTCAAGGAGGCCCTCGCCTCCCTCGGCCTGTGCCGCCGCGAGGTCCGTCCGCCGAGCAGGCCGCTGCCCGAGGACGAGCGGGCCGAGGTCGCCGCGATGGCCGCGGGGTGGTCCGTGTGA
- a CDS encoding 5-dehydro-4-deoxyglucarate dehydratase — translation MTSAPLAARLGIPGGPLFFPVTAYGHDGSVDLGTYRLHVRGGVEAGAAAVFACCGTGEFHALTPEEFEACVRVAVEAADGRVPVVAGTGYGTGLAVRWAGIAERAGADGLLAMPPYLVRAGRAGLVRHYRELAAATTLPVIVYQRDNALFTPEGVVDLARTEGIIGLKDGHGDLDHMQRIVSAVRAEVPGEFLYFNGLPTAEQTQLAYRALGIPLYSSAVFCFVPEIALACHQALHTGDRATVDRLLDGFYRPFVELRDQGRGYAVSLVKAGVRLRGLDVGEVRPPLDEPAGDHVRQLARLIERGLALIEEAK, via the coding sequence GTGACGTCAGCCCCTCTCGCCGCCCGGCTCGGCATCCCCGGCGGACCGCTGTTCTTCCCGGTCACCGCCTACGGACACGACGGCTCCGTCGACCTCGGGACCTACCGGCTCCATGTGCGCGGCGGGGTCGAGGCCGGGGCCGCCGCCGTCTTCGCCTGCTGTGGCACCGGGGAGTTCCACGCCCTGACGCCCGAGGAGTTCGAGGCGTGCGTGCGGGTCGCCGTCGAGGCGGCCGACGGACGCGTCCCGGTCGTCGCGGGCACCGGGTACGGCACCGGCCTCGCGGTGCGCTGGGCCGGGATCGCCGAGCGGGCCGGGGCGGACGGGCTGCTCGCCATGCCGCCCTACCTGGTGCGGGCCGGCCGGGCGGGACTGGTCCGGCACTACCGCGAACTCGCCGCGGCGACCACCCTCCCGGTGATCGTCTACCAGCGGGACAACGCCCTGTTCACGCCCGAGGGCGTGGTCGACCTGGCCCGCACCGAGGGGATCATCGGCCTCAAGGACGGTCACGGCGACCTCGACCACATGCAGCGGATCGTCAGTGCCGTACGCGCCGAAGTGCCCGGTGAGTTCCTGTACTTCAACGGGCTGCCCACCGCCGAACAGACCCAGCTCGCCTACCGCGCCCTCGGCATCCCCCTCTACTCGTCCGCGGTGTTCTGCTTCGTCCCCGAGATCGCCCTCGCCTGCCACCAGGCCCTGCACACCGGTGACCGGGCCACCGTGGACCGCCTGCTCGACGGCTTCTACCGGCCCTTCGTCGAACTGCGCGACCAGGGCCGCGGATACGCCGTCTCCCTGGTCAAGGCGGGGGTGCGGCTGCGCGGCCTGGACGTGGGCGAGGTCCGGCCGCCGCTCGACGAACCGGCCGGGGATCATGTCAGGCAACTCGCTCGGCTGATCGAGCGGGGACTCGCACTGATCGAGGAGGCCAAGTGA
- the araD gene encoding L-arabinonate dehydratase yields MSTPKKRPEELRSHQWYGTDGLRSFSHRARTRQLGYLPEEHLGKPVVAILNTWSDINPCHVHLRDRAQAVKRGVWQAGGFPLEFPVSTLSETFQKPTPMLYRNLLAMETEELLRSYPVDGAVLMGGCDKSTPALLMGAASADLPAVFVPAGPMLPGHWRNEVLGSGTDMWKYWDDKRAGAIGDCEMQELESGLARSPGHCMTMGTASTLTAAAEVLGVTIPGASSIPAVDSGHDRMAAAAGLRIVELVHRDRKLSDILTADAFEDAVTTVLGLGGSTNAVIHLIAMAGRAGVALTLDDFDRIARTVPVLANVRPGGQTYLMEDFHFAGGLPGFLSRIGDLLHLERPTVSHDTLREQIAGAQVHHDDVIRPRDRPVADEGGVAVLRGNLCPDGAVIKHIAAEPHLLKHTGPAVVFDDYRTMQRTINDPDLGITADHVLVLRNSGPKGGPGMPEYGMLPLPDHLLKQGVRDMVRISDARMSGTSYGTCVLHVAPESYVGGPLALVHTGDLITLDVERRLLRLEIDDEELERRRAAWTPPPARYERGYGALYNEQITQADTGCDFEFLARPGTVQDPYAG; encoded by the coding sequence GTGAGCACGCCGAAGAAGCGGCCCGAGGAACTGCGCAGCCACCAGTGGTACGGCACGGACGGGCTGCGTTCCTTCAGCCACCGCGCCCGCACCCGCCAGCTCGGCTACTTGCCCGAGGAGCACCTGGGCAAGCCCGTCGTCGCGATCCTCAACACCTGGTCCGACATCAACCCCTGCCACGTCCATCTGCGCGACCGTGCGCAGGCTGTGAAGCGCGGGGTGTGGCAGGCAGGCGGCTTCCCGCTCGAGTTCCCGGTCTCCACGCTCAGCGAGACCTTCCAGAAGCCGACCCCGATGCTCTACCGCAACCTCCTCGCCATGGAGACCGAGGAACTGCTGCGCTCCTACCCGGTCGACGGGGCGGTGCTGATGGGCGGCTGCGACAAGTCCACGCCCGCCCTGCTCATGGGCGCGGCCAGCGCCGACCTGCCGGCGGTGTTCGTGCCGGCCGGACCCATGCTGCCGGGGCACTGGCGGAATGAGGTGCTCGGCTCCGGCACCGACATGTGGAAGTACTGGGACGACAAGCGGGCCGGTGCCATCGGCGACTGCGAGATGCAGGAACTGGAGAGCGGCCTGGCCCGCTCGCCCGGCCACTGCATGACCATGGGCACGGCGTCCACACTGACCGCCGCCGCCGAGGTCCTCGGCGTCACGATCCCGGGCGCCTCCAGCATCCCGGCCGTCGACTCCGGGCACGACCGGATGGCCGCCGCGGCCGGGCTGCGCATCGTCGAGCTGGTCCACCGGGACCGGAAGCTGAGCGACATCCTCACCGCGGACGCCTTCGAGGACGCGGTGACGACCGTTCTGGGCCTCGGCGGCTCCACCAACGCCGTGATCCACCTGATCGCCATGGCCGGCCGCGCGGGCGTCGCCCTGACCCTCGACGACTTCGACCGCATCGCCCGCACCGTCCCGGTGCTCGCCAACGTACGGCCCGGCGGGCAGACGTACCTGATGGAGGACTTCCACTTCGCGGGAGGCCTGCCCGGTTTCCTCTCCCGGATCGGGGACCTGCTCCACCTGGAGAGGCCCACCGTCTCCCACGACACCCTGCGTGAACAGATCGCAGGCGCGCAGGTGCACCACGACGACGTCATCCGGCCCCGGGACAGGCCCGTCGCCGACGAGGGCGGGGTCGCCGTCCTGCGCGGCAACCTCTGCCCCGACGGCGCCGTCATCAAGCACATCGCCGCCGAACCGCACCTGCTCAAGCACACCGGCCCCGCCGTCGTCTTCGACGACTACCGGACCATGCAGCGCACCATCAACGACCCGGACCTGGGTATCACCGCCGACCACGTGCTGGTGCTGCGCAACTCCGGCCCCAAGGGCGGGCCCGGCATGCCCGAGTACGGCATGCTGCCCCTGCCCGACCACCTGCTCAAGCAGGGGGTACGGGACATGGTGCGGATCTCCGACGCCCGGATGAGCGGCACGAGCTACGGCACCTGCGTGCTGCACGTCGCCCCCGAGTCGTACGTCGGCGGACCGCTGGCCCTCGTACACACCGGGGACCTGATCACCCTCGACGTCGAACGACGGCTGCTCCGGCTCGAGATCGACGACGAGGAGCTGGAACGGCGCAGGGCCGCGTGGACGCCCCCGCCCGCACGGTACGAGCGCGGATACGGCGCGCTCTACAACGAGCAGATCACCCAGGCCGACACCGGCTGCGACTTCGAGTTCCTCGCCCGACCGGGCACGGTGCAGGATCCCTACGCGGGCTGA